A single region of the Salvia miltiorrhiza cultivar Shanhuang (shh) chromosome 8, IMPLAD_Smil_shh, whole genome shotgun sequence genome encodes:
- the LOC130997943 gene encoding serine/threonine-protein kinase CTR1 isoform X2: MEMPGRRSNYALLSQNPDEPFYPQPPPKQPKVSVAPVAQQPLYYESHSGEKNKLKSGRAGAFDAIDQRMIQGQPQPQQSRIATAPFLGSFGLQRQSSESSFGESSLSGDYYVPSLSNPDVGISNLSDGVGEFRAKATEVSFSGGDGSSSSKSWALQTEESYQLQLALALRLSSEATCADDPNFLDPVPDEAACVAASSPASAEAISHRYWINGCLSYFDRIPDGFYMIHGMDPYVWTVCSDHQESGRIPSFESLRTVDPAFVSSVEVISVDRRGDPSLKELQNRTNNLSSCCITTKEVVEQLAKLVCNHMGDASSNGEDNLVTPWKECSDELKDCLGSVVLPIGSLSIGLCQHRTLLFKVLADDIGLPCRIARGCKYCTRENASSCLVRFGLDREYLVDLVEKPGCLYEPDSLLNGPSTISISSPLRFPRFRQVEPPTEFRLLAKQFFSEIQSLNSEFGDFLAGGTANKGGTDNSMHPKQSEGNYMDRTSCLPSSSNREEISITPQCATNSWIKVHGLDQLLSRPSDIQEVMSSSNKFKHSIPLKLLPPTGHENPQIVPFMNPRMETSKNARFGEGGQLVPCKSSEYTFYVDDLNIPWSDLVLKEIIGAGSFGTVHRAEWNGCDVAVKILMEQDFHAERFKEFLQEVAIMKRLRHPNIVLFMGAVTEPPNLSIVTEYLSRGSLYRLLHKPGAREALDEKRRLSMAYDVAKGMNYLHKRNPPVVHRDLKSPNLLVDRKYTVKVCDFGLSRLKANTFLSSKSAAGTPEWMAPEVLRDEPSNEKSDVYSFGVILWELATLQQPWGNLNPAQVVAAVGFKGKRLEIPRDVNPEIAALIEACWAKESWKRPSFSTIMESLRPLIKYSPPTQPDWKSAHMM, encoded by the exons ATGGAAATGCCTGGAAGGCGATCTAATTACGCTCTGTTAAGCCAGAATCCCGACGAACCGTTCTACCCCCAGCCGCCGCCAAAGCAGCCGAAAGTCTCCGTCGCTCCGGTGGCTCAGCAGCCTCTTTACTACGAATCTCACTCCGGCGAGAAGAATAAGTTGAAGTCCGGCAGAGCAGGAGCCTTTGACG CGATTGATCAAAGAATGATTCAGGGGCAGCCGCAGCCGCAGCAGAGCCGGATTGCAACGGCGCCGTTTTTGGGGTCTTTCGGACTGCAGAGGCAGTCGAGTGAGAGCAGCTTCGGTGAGAGCTCGCTATCGGGGGATTATTATGTTCCCTCGCTCTCGAACCCCGATGTCGGAATTAGTAATTTGAGTGATGGAGTTGGTGAATTCAGGGCCAAGGCGACGGAGGTGTCATTCAGCGGCGGCGACGGCTCGTCGTCTTCGAAAAGCTGGGCTCTGCAGACGGAGGAGAGCTACCAGTTGCAGTTGGCTTTGGCTCTTCGTCTCTCGTCGGAGGCTACATGTGCTGATGATCCTAATTTCTTGGATCCTGTGCCCGACGAAGCCGCCTGCGTTGCTGCTTCCTCACCTGCATCTGCTGAGGCGATTTCTCATCGATATTGG ATAAATGGTTGCTTGTCATACTTCGACCGAATACCTGATGGATTTTACATGATTCATGGGATGGATCCATACGTTTGGACTGTGTGCTCTGATCATCAGGAAAGTGGCCGCATTCCTTCCTTTGAATCATTAAGGACTGTTGATCCTGCCTTTGTTTCTTCAGTTGAAGTGATTTCAGTAGATCGACGAGGTGATCCCAGCTTGAAAGAACTGCAGAATCGAACTAATAACCTGTCATCTTGTTGCATCACCACAAAGGAAGTTGTTGAACAGCTAGCAAAGCTAGTTTGCAATCATATGGG CGATGCATCGTCTAACGGGGAAGATAACTTGGTCACCCCTTGGAAAGAGTGCAGTGATGAGTTAAAAGATTGCTTGGGGTCAGTAGTTCTCCCTATTGGCAGTCTGTCAATTGGACTTTGTCAACACCGCACACTGCTATTCAAA GTTTTAGCTGATGATATTGGCTTACCATGTCGAATTGCAAGGGGGTGTAAATATTGTACTAGAGAAAATGCTTCATCGTGCCTTGTTCGCTTTGGGCTTGACAG GGAGTATCTCGTTGATTTGGTTGAGAAACCAGGATGCTTATATGAGCCTGATTCCTTACTTAATGGTCCTTCTACTATCTCAATTTCATCACCTTTACGCTTTCCACGGTTTAGGCAGGTGGAACCTCCAACTGAGTTTAGGTTGCTGGCCAAACAGTTCTTCTCGGAGATTCAGTCTCTTAATTCCGAGTTCGGTGATTTTTTAGCAG GCGGAACTGCTAATAAAGGAGGTACTGACAACTCTATGCATCCTAAACAATCAGAGGGGAACTACATGGATAGAACCAGCTGCCTGCCCAGCTCAAGCAATCGGGAGGAAATTTCTATTACACCACAATGTGCCACAAATTCTTGGATCAAGGTTCATGGTCTAGACCAATTGCTTTCCAGACCATCTGACATTCAGGAAGTTATGAGCTCCTCAAATAAGTTCAAACACTCGATCCCTTTGAAGCTTCTTCCTCCAACGGGGCATGAAAATCCTCAAATTGTTCCCTTCATGAATCCAAGAATGGAAACAAGTAAAAATGCAAGGTTTGGTGAAGGAGGTCAATTAGTCCCATGTAAATCAAGTGAATATACCTTCTATGTGGATGATCTAAACATTCCATGGAGTGACCTTGTTTTGAAGGAGATAATTGGGGCAG GTTCATTTGGAACAGTTCATCGTGCTGAGTGGAATGGATGT GATGTTGCTGTGAAGATTCTCATGGAACAAGACTTTCATGCAGAGCGATTCAAAGAGTTTCTACAAGAG GTGGCAATTATGAAACGACTGAGGCATCCAAATATTGTGCTTTTTATGGGTGCTGTAACAGAACCACCTAACTTATCTATAGTAACGGAATATTTATCAAG AGGTAGTCTTTACAGACTTTTGCATAAACCTGGTGCAAGAGAGGCACTAGATGAGAAACGTCGGCTGAGCATGGCTTATGATGTG GCTAAAGGGATGAATTACCTTCACAAACGAAATCCTCCTGTTGTTCATCGAGACCTGAAATCTCCAAATCTTTTAGTTGATAGAAAGTATACTGTAAAG GTCTGTGATTTTGGTCTGTCCCGTTTAAAAGCAAACACATTTCTTTCATCCAAGTCTGCTGCTGGAACT CCCGAGTGGATGGCACCTGAAGTGCTCCGTGATGAACCGTCAAATGAAAAATCAGATGTATACAGTTTTGGTGTGATTTTGTGGGAGCTGGCAACATTGCAGCAACCTTGGGGTAACCTGAATCCTGCACAG GTTGTGGCAGCTGTTGGTTTTAAAGGAAAAAGGCTGGAAATTCCTCGAGATGTGAATCCAGAAATAGCAGCTCTTATCGAGGCCTGCTGGGCCAA GGAATCCTGGAAAAGACCCTCTTTTTCCACTATCATGGAATCTTTGAGACCACTGATTAAGTATTCACCGCCAACTCAGCCAG ATTGGAAAAGTGCTCATATGATGTAA
- the LOC130997943 gene encoding serine/threonine-protein kinase CTR1 isoform X1: MEMPGRRSNYALLSQNPDEPFYPQPPPKQPKVSVAPVAQQPLYYESHSGEKNKLKSGRAGAFDAIDQRMIQGQPQPQQSRIATAPFLGSFGLQRQSSESSFGESSLSGDYYVPSLSNPDVGISNLSDGVGEFRAKATEVSFSGGDGSSSSKSWALQTEESYQLQLALALRLSSEATCADDPNFLDPVPDEAACVAASSPASAEAISHRYWINGCLSYFDRIPDGFYMIHGMDPYVWTVCSDHQESGRIPSFESLRTVDPAFVSSVEVISVDRRGDPSLKELQNRTNNLSSCCITTKEVVEQLAKLVCNHMGDASSNGEDNLVTPWKECSDELKDCLGSVVLPIGSLSIGLCQHRTLLFKVLADDIGLPCRIARGCKYCTRENASSCLVRFGLDREYLVDLVEKPGCLYEPDSLLNGPSTISISSPLRFPRFRQVEPPTEFRLLAKQFFSEIQSLNSEFGDFLAGGTANKGGTDNSMHPKQSEGNYMDRTSCLPSSSNREEISITPQCATNSWIKVHGLDQLLSRPSDIQEVMSSSNKFKHSIPLKLLPPTGHENPQIVPFMNPRMETSKNARFGEGGQLVPCKSSEYTFYVDDLNIPWSDLVLKEIIGAGSFGTVHRAEWNGCDVAVKILMEQDFHAERFKEFLQEVAIMKRLRHPNIVLFMGAVTEPPNLSIVTEYLSRGSLYRLLHKPGAREALDEKRRLSMAYDVAKGMNYLHKRNPPVVHRDLKSPNLLVDRKYTVKVCDFGLSRLKANTFLSSKSAAGTPEWMAPEVLRDEPSNEKSDVYSFGVILWELATLQQPWGNLNPAQVVAAVGFKGKRLEIPRDVNPEIAALIEACWAKESWKRPSFSTIMESLRPLIKYSPPTQPGSAEMPLLM, from the exons ATGGAAATGCCTGGAAGGCGATCTAATTACGCTCTGTTAAGCCAGAATCCCGACGAACCGTTCTACCCCCAGCCGCCGCCAAAGCAGCCGAAAGTCTCCGTCGCTCCGGTGGCTCAGCAGCCTCTTTACTACGAATCTCACTCCGGCGAGAAGAATAAGTTGAAGTCCGGCAGAGCAGGAGCCTTTGACG CGATTGATCAAAGAATGATTCAGGGGCAGCCGCAGCCGCAGCAGAGCCGGATTGCAACGGCGCCGTTTTTGGGGTCTTTCGGACTGCAGAGGCAGTCGAGTGAGAGCAGCTTCGGTGAGAGCTCGCTATCGGGGGATTATTATGTTCCCTCGCTCTCGAACCCCGATGTCGGAATTAGTAATTTGAGTGATGGAGTTGGTGAATTCAGGGCCAAGGCGACGGAGGTGTCATTCAGCGGCGGCGACGGCTCGTCGTCTTCGAAAAGCTGGGCTCTGCAGACGGAGGAGAGCTACCAGTTGCAGTTGGCTTTGGCTCTTCGTCTCTCGTCGGAGGCTACATGTGCTGATGATCCTAATTTCTTGGATCCTGTGCCCGACGAAGCCGCCTGCGTTGCTGCTTCCTCACCTGCATCTGCTGAGGCGATTTCTCATCGATATTGG ATAAATGGTTGCTTGTCATACTTCGACCGAATACCTGATGGATTTTACATGATTCATGGGATGGATCCATACGTTTGGACTGTGTGCTCTGATCATCAGGAAAGTGGCCGCATTCCTTCCTTTGAATCATTAAGGACTGTTGATCCTGCCTTTGTTTCTTCAGTTGAAGTGATTTCAGTAGATCGACGAGGTGATCCCAGCTTGAAAGAACTGCAGAATCGAACTAATAACCTGTCATCTTGTTGCATCACCACAAAGGAAGTTGTTGAACAGCTAGCAAAGCTAGTTTGCAATCATATGGG CGATGCATCGTCTAACGGGGAAGATAACTTGGTCACCCCTTGGAAAGAGTGCAGTGATGAGTTAAAAGATTGCTTGGGGTCAGTAGTTCTCCCTATTGGCAGTCTGTCAATTGGACTTTGTCAACACCGCACACTGCTATTCAAA GTTTTAGCTGATGATATTGGCTTACCATGTCGAATTGCAAGGGGGTGTAAATATTGTACTAGAGAAAATGCTTCATCGTGCCTTGTTCGCTTTGGGCTTGACAG GGAGTATCTCGTTGATTTGGTTGAGAAACCAGGATGCTTATATGAGCCTGATTCCTTACTTAATGGTCCTTCTACTATCTCAATTTCATCACCTTTACGCTTTCCACGGTTTAGGCAGGTGGAACCTCCAACTGAGTTTAGGTTGCTGGCCAAACAGTTCTTCTCGGAGATTCAGTCTCTTAATTCCGAGTTCGGTGATTTTTTAGCAG GCGGAACTGCTAATAAAGGAGGTACTGACAACTCTATGCATCCTAAACAATCAGAGGGGAACTACATGGATAGAACCAGCTGCCTGCCCAGCTCAAGCAATCGGGAGGAAATTTCTATTACACCACAATGTGCCACAAATTCTTGGATCAAGGTTCATGGTCTAGACCAATTGCTTTCCAGACCATCTGACATTCAGGAAGTTATGAGCTCCTCAAATAAGTTCAAACACTCGATCCCTTTGAAGCTTCTTCCTCCAACGGGGCATGAAAATCCTCAAATTGTTCCCTTCATGAATCCAAGAATGGAAACAAGTAAAAATGCAAGGTTTGGTGAAGGAGGTCAATTAGTCCCATGTAAATCAAGTGAATATACCTTCTATGTGGATGATCTAAACATTCCATGGAGTGACCTTGTTTTGAAGGAGATAATTGGGGCAG GTTCATTTGGAACAGTTCATCGTGCTGAGTGGAATGGATGT GATGTTGCTGTGAAGATTCTCATGGAACAAGACTTTCATGCAGAGCGATTCAAAGAGTTTCTACAAGAG GTGGCAATTATGAAACGACTGAGGCATCCAAATATTGTGCTTTTTATGGGTGCTGTAACAGAACCACCTAACTTATCTATAGTAACGGAATATTTATCAAG AGGTAGTCTTTACAGACTTTTGCATAAACCTGGTGCAAGAGAGGCACTAGATGAGAAACGTCGGCTGAGCATGGCTTATGATGTG GCTAAAGGGATGAATTACCTTCACAAACGAAATCCTCCTGTTGTTCATCGAGACCTGAAATCTCCAAATCTTTTAGTTGATAGAAAGTATACTGTAAAG GTCTGTGATTTTGGTCTGTCCCGTTTAAAAGCAAACACATTTCTTTCATCCAAGTCTGCTGCTGGAACT CCCGAGTGGATGGCACCTGAAGTGCTCCGTGATGAACCGTCAAATGAAAAATCAGATGTATACAGTTTTGGTGTGATTTTGTGGGAGCTGGCAACATTGCAGCAACCTTGGGGTAACCTGAATCCTGCACAG GTTGTGGCAGCTGTTGGTTTTAAAGGAAAAAGGCTGGAAATTCCTCGAGATGTGAATCCAGAAATAGCAGCTCTTATCGAGGCCTGCTGGGCCAA GGAATCCTGGAAAAGACCCTCTTTTTCCACTATCATGGAATCTTTGAGACCACTGATTAAGTATTCACCGCCAACTCAGCCAGGTTCTGCTGAAATGCCTTTGCTCATGTGA